A portion of the Achromobacter sp. MFA1 R4 genome contains these proteins:
- a CDS encoding lysozyme inhibitor LprI family protein, whose translation MKPGTPALRLLSLAGLFAVSAPALAIDCKKAATDVEKLICSDRGAVAADAELNRNYAALLKQAPDAEIRAMLVNSQKRWLVARDKALEALIETPDALPDGKTAAQAGRDLIRARSAQFKETEKGDAVPRMIRRALEQRQFLAQFTGGAFAGYWTSCDVLPRDYTDYACFAIRHYQNHDHVCSIDESWASGGVYTRRYVANVVNGKPKVVASCSYNDADQACSDSEGKTKWNRTPAQPQYVYAADPLPKIDGEVYDADDYEWVQACLADPAYPAAK comes from the coding sequence ATGAAACCTGGAACTCCCGCGTTGCGCCTGTTGTCCCTGGCCGGGCTGTTTGCAGTGTCGGCCCCCGCGTTGGCCATCGATTGCAAGAAGGCCGCCACGGACGTCGAGAAACTGATCTGCTCGGACCGCGGCGCGGTCGCGGCCGATGCCGAGTTGAACCGGAACTACGCCGCGCTGCTCAAGCAGGCGCCCGACGCCGAGATCCGTGCGATGCTGGTGAACAGCCAGAAGCGCTGGCTGGTCGCGCGGGACAAGGCGCTGGAGGCGCTGATCGAGACGCCCGACGCGCTGCCCGACGGCAAGACCGCCGCCCAGGCCGGGCGCGATCTCATCCGCGCGCGCAGCGCGCAGTTCAAGGAAACGGAAAAAGGCGACGCGGTGCCACGCATGATCCGCCGCGCGCTGGAACAACGGCAGTTCCTGGCCCAGTTCACTGGCGGGGCGTTCGCGGGCTATTGGACCTCATGCGACGTCCTGCCGCGCGACTACACGGATTACGCGTGCTTCGCGATTCGCCATTACCAGAACCACGACCACGTGTGTTCGATCGACGAGTCGTGGGCATCGGGCGGCGTGTATACCCGGCGCTACGTCGCCAATGTCGTGAACGGCAAGCCCAAGGTCGTCGCGTCCTGCTCCTACAACGACGCGGACCAGGCATGCTCCGACAGCGAAGGCAAGACGAAATGGAATCGCACGCCGGCCCAGCCGCAGTACGTGTATGCGGCCGATCCGCTGCCAAAGATCGACGGCGAGGTCTACGACGCGGACGACTACGAATGGGTGCAGGCCTGCCTGGCCGACCCGGCGTATCCGGCCGCGAAGTAG
- a CDS encoding MarR family winged helix-turn-helix transcriptional regulator — MSRASVQHPRRPAARGEHFDPHVPGIQYGALDDLVGYAIRRAQILIYEDFLAALAPWDITPQRYSALTLIAANQHLKLTDLARILGIARSGAVQIVNQLQELGYVERQEAERDRRAYSLAMTRAGHEALAAITRAVQAHDARISAKLGAAERRRLIGLLGKLG; from the coding sequence ATGTCCAGAGCTTCCGTCCAACACCCTCGCCGCCCTGCCGCCCGCGGCGAACACTTCGATCCGCACGTTCCCGGCATCCAGTACGGGGCGCTGGACGATCTGGTCGGCTACGCCATCCGCCGCGCGCAGATCCTGATCTACGAAGACTTTCTCGCGGCGCTGGCGCCGTGGGACATCACGCCGCAGCGCTACTCGGCGCTCACGCTGATCGCCGCCAACCAGCATCTCAAGCTGACCGACCTGGCCCGCATCCTGGGCATCGCGCGCTCGGGCGCGGTGCAGATCGTCAATCAATTGCAGGAACTGGGCTACGTCGAGCGCCAGGAGGCCGAACGCGACCGGCGGGCCTACTCCCTGGCCATGACCCGGGCCGGCCACGAAGCGCTGGCCGCCATCACCCGCGCCGTCCAGGCGCACGACGCACGCATCAGCGCCAAGCTGGGCGCGGCCGAACGCCGCAGGCTGATCGGACTGCTGGGCAAGCTGGGCTAG
- a CDS encoding DUF3237 domain-containing protein translates to MSGNTAVNEIPPPRLEHVATVVVDVGAPQEVGDTPQGRRRVIPITGGTVEGPRLRGKVLPGGADFQIIRSATYTDIHARYVIETPDGERVYVENTGIRTGSAEDIARLARGEAVDPARIYFRSYPRFETSSPALGWMNESLFIGTGARYPDRVELRFYRIC, encoded by the coding sequence ATGAGCGGCAACACGGCAGTCAACGAGATCCCGCCGCCCCGGCTCGAGCATGTGGCCACCGTGGTGGTCGACGTGGGCGCGCCGCAGGAAGTCGGCGATACGCCGCAGGGCCGGCGCCGCGTCATTCCCATCACCGGCGGCACGGTCGAGGGGCCGCGCCTGCGCGGCAAGGTGCTGCCGGGCGGGGCGGACTTCCAGATCATCCGGTCGGCCACGTATACGGACATCCACGCGCGCTACGTGATCGAAACGCCCGACGGCGAACGCGTCTACGTGGAGAACACCGGCATCCGCACGGGCAGCGCCGAGGACATCGCGCGCCTGGCGCGCGGCGAGGCGGTGGATCCCGCCCGCATCTATTTCCGCAGCTATCCGCGCTTTGAAACGTCGTCGCCCGCGCTGGGCTGGATGAACGAGAGCCTGTTCATCGGCACGGGCGCGCGGTATCCCGACCGCGTCGAGCTGCGCTTTTATCGCATTTGCTGA
- a CDS encoding flavin-dependent oxidoreductase — protein sequence MQIVIAGAGIGGLTLALMLHRRGIGCRIYESAQELRPLGVGINLLPHAVSEIEQLGLMPALAERAIETSQLHYYNKFGQPIWREPRGLEAGYPLPQFSVHRGEFQMLLAQTVRDRLGPDAIVPGMVLESASQDASGVQAQFRRRADGELQTVRGDILVGADGIHSALRRQLHPVGDEPRFSGRMLWRAVTEAPPYLDGRSMFMAGHQDQKFVCYPISEPLRRQGRSLINWIAELSIPGAELPATDWNRKVDKSVFADRFADWRWDWIDIPAIIDGAQAIYEFPLVDRDPLPRWTGGRFTLLGDAAHPMYPIGSNGSAQAILDARCLADWLDQALRGKTRSPEIALLEYEAERLPRTAGIVLRNRLNGPEQVMQMAEERAPAGFADVNDVISGEELAAVSLRYKQLAGFDPAALRLARGEKP from the coding sequence ATGCAAATCGTCATTGCCGGCGCCGGCATCGGCGGGCTGACCCTTGCCTTGATGCTGCATCGGCGCGGCATCGGCTGCCGCATCTATGAAAGCGCGCAGGAACTGCGGCCCTTGGGCGTGGGCATCAATCTGCTGCCGCACGCGGTAAGCGAGATCGAGCAACTGGGCCTGATGCCCGCGTTGGCCGAACGCGCCATCGAGACCTCGCAGCTCCATTACTACAACAAGTTCGGCCAGCCCATCTGGCGCGAGCCGCGCGGGCTGGAGGCGGGCTATCCGCTGCCGCAGTTCTCGGTGCACCGCGGCGAATTCCAGATGCTGCTCGCGCAGACCGTGCGCGACCGGCTGGGGCCGGATGCCATCGTCCCGGGGATGGTGCTCGAATCGGCCAGCCAGGACGCGTCCGGCGTGCAGGCGCAATTTCGCCGCCGCGCCGATGGCGAACTGCAGACCGTGCGGGGCGACATTCTGGTGGGGGCGGACGGCATTCATTCGGCGCTGCGCCGCCAGCTCCATCCCGTGGGCGACGAGCCGCGGTTTTCCGGGCGCATGCTGTGGCGCGCCGTGACCGAGGCGCCGCCCTACCTGGATGGGCGCAGCATGTTCATGGCGGGCCACCAGGACCAGAAATTCGTCTGCTATCCGATTTCGGAACCGCTGCGCCGGCAAGGCCGTTCGCTGATCAACTGGATTGCCGAGCTGTCGATTCCCGGCGCGGAACTGCCCGCCACGGACTGGAACCGCAAGGTCGACAAGTCCGTGTTTGCCGACCGCTTCGCCGACTGGCGCTGGGACTGGATCGACATCCCCGCCATCATCGACGGCGCGCAGGCGATCTATGAATTTCCGCTGGTGGACCGCGATCCACTGCCGCGCTGGACGGGGGGCCGGTTCACGCTGCTGGGCGATGCCGCGCATCCGATGTATCCCATCGGCTCGAACGGTTCGGCCCAGGCGATTCTGGACGCGCGCTGTCTGGCCGACTGGCTGGATCAGGCGCTGCGGGGCAAGACGCGTTCGCCGGAGATCGCGCTGCTGGAGTACGAGGCCGAACGGCTGCCGCGCACCGCGGGCATCGTGCTGCGCAACCGCCTGAACGGGCCGGAGCAGGTCATGCAGATGGCCGAAGAGCGCGCCCCGGCAGGGTTCGCGGACGTGAACGACGTGATTTCGGGCGAGGAGCTGGCGGCGGTGTCGCTGCGCTACAAGCAGCTTGCGGGGTTCGACCCGGCGGCGCTGCGCCTGGCCCGTGGAGAAAAGCCATGA
- a CDS encoding nitroreductase family protein: protein MSNAYLDALKKRRTQYSLGRNLSASKEELTALIQDAIKHSPSSFNSQSSRAVILFGAESDKLWNLATEEVRKVAPAEGFDKTEAKLKSFAAGVGTILFFEDQDVVRSLQEKFALYADNFPVWSEQSGGMAQLSVWTALANAGVGASLQHYNPLIDAAVAREWNVPAWWKLRAQMPFGSNEAGFGDKPFMDDAERFRVFG, encoded by the coding sequence ATGAGCAACGCATATCTCGACGCACTCAAGAAACGCCGCACGCAGTATTCGCTGGGCCGCAACCTGTCGGCCTCCAAGGAAGAACTGACGGCCCTCATCCAGGACGCCATCAAGCACAGCCCCTCGTCCTTCAATTCGCAGAGCTCGCGCGCCGTGATCCTGTTCGGCGCCGAAAGCGACAAGCTCTGGAACCTGGCCACCGAGGAAGTGCGCAAGGTTGCGCCGGCCGAGGGTTTCGACAAGACCGAAGCCAAGCTCAAGAGCTTTGCCGCGGGCGTGGGCACGATCCTGTTCTTCGAAGACCAGGACGTGGTGCGCAGCCTGCAGGAAAAGTTTGCGCTGTACGCCGACAATTTCCCGGTCTGGTCGGAGCAGTCGGGCGGCATGGCCCAACTGTCGGTCTGGACCGCGCTGGCCAATGCCGGCGTCGGCGCCAGCCTGCAGCACTACAACCCGCTGATCGACGCCGCCGTGGCGCGTGAATGGAACGTGCCGGCGTGGTGGAAACTGCGTGCGCAGATGCCGTTCGGCTCGAACGAAGCCGGCTTCGGCGACAAGCCCTTCATGGACGACGCCGAGCGCTTCCGCGTGTTCGGCTGA
- a CDS encoding aminotransferase class IV family protein: MSASPATFVIHRNGQPASAADLGPLAFAGYAHFTAMQVRDGRVRGLDLHLARLRSASMEMFGQALPDDTVRHRLRTAIQASPADHSLVATVYTPAGEFTVAGPDAGLDILVRSSPPADGPSGPLALAAFEHERMLPQVKHVGEIAKTYLLREAAARGFDDAAFMDRQGRLSEASIWNLAFWDGAAVIWPEAAMLRGTTMGIVQRQLARLGVPQHTRAVTLADLPGLRGAAVMNSWTPGVAVSRIGEARMPPAPAFLQWLHQAYAAEPAAAP; encoded by the coding sequence ATGTCCGCCAGCCCGGCAACTTTCGTGATTCACCGCAACGGCCAGCCCGCGAGCGCCGCCGATCTGGGGCCGCTCGCCTTCGCGGGCTACGCGCACTTCACCGCGATGCAGGTGCGCGACGGCCGGGTGCGCGGGTTGGACCTGCATCTGGCCCGGCTGCGGTCGGCGTCGATGGAAATGTTCGGCCAGGCGCTGCCCGACGACACGGTGCGCCACCGCCTGCGCACGGCGATCCAGGCAAGCCCCGCCGATCATTCGCTGGTCGCCACCGTCTACACGCCGGCCGGCGAGTTCACCGTGGCCGGCCCCGACGCCGGGCTGGACATCCTGGTGCGCTCGAGCCCGCCTGCCGATGGGCCATCGGGCCCCCTGGCGCTGGCGGCGTTCGAGCACGAACGCATGCTGCCGCAGGTCAAGCACGTGGGCGAAATCGCGAAGACGTATCTGCTGCGCGAGGCCGCCGCGCGGGGCTTCGATGACGCGGCCTTCATGGACCGCCAGGGACGGCTGAGCGAGGCGTCGATCTGGAACCTGGCGTTCTGGGACGGCGCGGCGGTGATCTGGCCGGAAGCGGCCATGCTGCGCGGCACGACGATGGGCATCGTGCAGCGGCAGCTCGCGCGCCTGGGCGTGCCGCAGCACACGCGCGCGGTCACGCTGGCGGACCTGCCGGGCTTGCGCGGCGCGGCCGTGATGAACTCGTGGACGCCCGGGGTGGCGGTCAGCCGGATTGGGGAAGCCCGGATGCCGCCCGCGCCGGCCTTCCTGCAATGGCTGCATCAGGCCTATGCCGCCGAGCCGGCTGCCGCGCCCTGA
- a CDS encoding LysR substrate-binding domain-containing protein gives MNRPLPGTRALRTLEAAGRHLNFTRAANEVGLTPAAVSYQIKEIEDQLGLVLFTRTSRTIRLTAAGAVLVEAAGEALDTLRRAAARARKLGRDAHHLRLSVGARFATNWLLPRLPQWRAAHPGLDLTFDISDDVRDFAGDDVDVAIRYGAGRYAGAVSHRLFDTVVVPVCSPALLARGPAIARPEDLAAHTLCYVDCRPGGIVWPDWPMWMAAAGVPDFDGRRCVAFAESSHVVQAVLEGGAAGLVELELVDRELEQGRLVRLFDVGVKVAPDYAYHLVYPAGSRDDPRVQALQDWLDGEVRRRPSGA, from the coding sequence ATGAATCGACCGCTGCCCGGCACGCGCGCATTGCGAACCCTCGAAGCCGCGGGCCGGCACCTGAATTTCACGCGCGCGGCGAACGAAGTCGGGCTGACTCCCGCCGCCGTCAGCTATCAGATCAAAGAGATCGAAGACCAGCTCGGCCTGGTGCTGTTCACGCGCACCAGCCGGACCATCCGCCTGACGGCAGCCGGCGCCGTGCTGGTCGAGGCGGCAGGCGAAGCGCTGGACACCTTGCGGCGCGCCGCCGCGCGTGCGCGCAAGCTTGGCCGGGACGCGCATCATCTGCGCCTGTCGGTGGGCGCGCGATTCGCCACCAACTGGCTGCTGCCCCGCCTGCCGCAATGGCGCGCCGCGCATCCGGGGCTGGACCTTACCTTCGACATCAGCGACGACGTGCGGGACTTCGCGGGGGACGACGTGGACGTCGCCATCCGCTACGGCGCGGGCCGGTACGCCGGGGCGGTTTCGCATCGGCTGTTTGACACCGTGGTCGTGCCTGTGTGCAGCCCCGCCTTGCTGGCGCGCGGGCCCGCCATCGCCCGGCCCGAGGACCTGGCCGCCCACACGCTGTGCTACGTGGACTGCCGGCCCGGCGGTATTGTGTGGCCGGACTGGCCCATGTGGATGGCGGCGGCGGGCGTGCCGGACTTCGATGGCCGCCGCTGCGTGGCGTTCGCCGAGTCGAGCCACGTCGTGCAGGCGGTGCTGGAGGGCGGGGCGGCCGGCCTGGTCGAACTGGAGCTGGTGGACCGCGAACTGGAGCAGGGCCGGCTGGTTCGGCTGTTCGACGTGGGCGTCAAGGTCGCGCCGGACTATGCCTATCACCTGGTGTATCCCGCCGGCAGCCGGGACGATCCTCGCGTGCAGGCGCTGCAGGACTGGCTGGATGGCGAGGTCCGCCGCCGGCCGTCCGGGGCGTGA
- a CDS encoding tripartite tricarboxylate transporter substrate binding protein — protein sequence MQTMLRRLLGGFLLCVPLAAAAQFPNGPVRLNVGFPPGTGPDIVARTLSQHMGPLLGESVVVENKVGAGGQIAAQTVARSPADGQTLLLGEVGSISISPATYRNLNYDPPRDFAPISEVVRADFVLVVPASSPYRDLTAFVDAARKAPDRLNFATFGAGTPGHFGAELFAREAGLKIEAIHYRSTGDAVSGLVSGGVQAAFVTTALAAPQVQGGKLRALATTGAQRSPALADVPTFAERGLPAVNFGAWFALFAPAGTPEAVLTRLQADSAAALRQPAAVKTLGDAGFAVVGSDRQALQALLASESKRWADVVKATGFRAD from the coding sequence ATGCAAACAATGCTGCGCCGCCTGCTGGGCGGATTCCTGCTGTGCGTGCCGCTTGCGGCGGCCGCGCAGTTTCCCAACGGGCCAGTGCGCCTGAACGTGGGCTTTCCGCCCGGTACGGGACCGGACATCGTGGCCCGGACCCTGTCCCAGCACATGGGACCGCTGCTGGGCGAAAGCGTGGTGGTGGAAAACAAGGTCGGCGCGGGCGGGCAGATCGCGGCGCAGACCGTGGCGCGCAGCCCGGCGGACGGGCAGACCCTGCTGCTGGGCGAGGTGGGCTCGATCAGCATTTCCCCCGCCACCTACCGCAACCTGAACTACGATCCGCCGCGCGATTTCGCCCCGATTTCCGAGGTGGTGCGCGCCGACTTCGTGCTGGTGGTGCCGGCCAGTTCGCCGTATCGGGACCTGACCGCCTTTGTCGACGCGGCCAGGAAGGCGCCCGACCGCCTGAACTTCGCGACGTTTGGCGCGGGCACGCCGGGTCACTTCGGCGCCGAACTCTTTGCACGCGAGGCGGGGCTGAAGATCGAGGCGATCCATTACCGCTCGACCGGCGACGCGGTGTCGGGGCTGGTGTCCGGTGGCGTCCAGGCGGCCTTCGTGACGACTGCGCTGGCCGCGCCCCAGGTGCAGGGGGGCAAGCTGCGCGCCCTGGCCACCACCGGCGCGCAGCGATCGCCCGCCCTGGCCGACGTGCCGACCTTCGCCGAGCGCGGCTTGCCGGCGGTCAACTTCGGGGCGTGGTTTGCGCTGTTCGCGCCGGCCGGCACGCCCGAGGCCGTGCTGACGCGCCTGCAGGCGGACAGCGCGGCCGCGCTGCGTCAGCCGGCCGCCGTGAAAACGCTGGGGGACGCGGGCTTTGCCGTCGTGGGCTCGGATCGGCAGGCGCTGCAGGCCTTGCTGGCTTCGGAATCGAAGCGCTGGGCGGACGTGGTGAAGGCGACGGGCTTTCGGGCCGATTGA